From the Trifolium pratense cultivar HEN17-A07 linkage group LG4, ARS_RC_1.1, whole genome shotgun sequence genome, the window ctaatttaatataatgataaacttaaatatcgaataaaaatcaattgatTCGTGTCTaaactaattaattattaataagaTAAGTCAAATGGTGCAATGACTCCCGCCCCCATTTGTTTCGCTAATATAgaattgcagttttggtccccacgttttctaattgtgcgattttagtCCCCCTAGTTTCAAACGTGCGATTTTAGTCCCCCTAGTTTCAAACGTGCGATTTTAGTCCATCAGGTTTGCCTcgttttgcatttcttggtctctttgactattttgacaaaaaactgTTTACATGAAATTGCTTTGACACATGTCTTAATGCAAAATGGGGCAAACGTGGGGACTAAAATCGCAAAATTATGAAATGTGAGGgacaaaactgcaatttagtaTTGAATTTATTGATTCACCACCACGACACGAGAAGACATGAAGATTGGGCGCAcaacaaataagaaaataatttgaaaatataaaagggatattaaaaaattgaatttgaaatgaaaccCTATGTCGTCGTCGTCTTATTCTTCTTCTAACTGTTTCACTCTATTTCTCTAACTTTCTCTAACATGTGGACTTTCGATGATGACATGCGGTGTTTAGCGTCGATTATTCAACATTTACACTTGCCTGACGCTGAAAGGATGGCTGCTGTAGTACATGATCTACGTGACAGAAGTGCTCCGATTGTTAGGGTTGAATACGATAGACTTATTCGTGTCATTTGGCCACTCTATGCCGACGACCAACCGCCGCCGCCGCCACCGCCACCAGAGCCTCTGTTTAACCCCTTTGAACCGATGTTGGTCATAGTTCTTGGTAACGACGTTGTTGGTCATGATGACTTGGATGCTGGTAATGATTTTTTTGAACCCTTCGCTGCTGATGATTTAGATTTAGTTCTTCATGAGGAGGATTTAGTTGTTGATAATGTTGATTTTGATGTTGACAACATTGTTcatgaggaggaggaggatatAGTTGTTGATAACATTGACTATGAATCTATCGCTGATAACCTTGATTTAGCTTTTGATAacgttgatgatgatgttgttgaagGTTCTAACCAAATTAACCCTGTGTTTGTTGATCATGATTTCTATTTTGCTGAACTTGTTGAGGAACTTGATGCTGAAATTGGTAacgttgatgatgatgttgttgaagGTGCTAACCAAATTAACCCTGTGTTTGTTGATCATGATTTCTATTTTGATGAACTTGTTGAGGAACTTGTTGCTGAAATTGGTAacgttgatgatgatgttgttgaagGTTCTAACCAAATTAACCCTGTGTTTGTTGATCATGATTTCTATTTTGATGAACTTGTTGAGGAACTTGTTGAGGAACTTGATGCTGAAATTGGTAACgttgatgatgttgttgaagGTTCTAACCAAATTAACCCTGTGTTTGTTGATCATGATTTCTATTTTGATGAACTTGTTGAGGAACTTGATGCTGAAATTGGTAACGTTGATCCGGTATTAATGATGCAACCATCATCTTTTGAAGACCAGctagatttgtttgtttctccCGTTACGCCACAGACTCAGGGAGGTGATGCCCTTGACATTGATGAGTTTATTGCAGAAACTGGAGGTACCTTTGTTGCTGAGTTACGCGATCCggaaaaagcagaggaaggtATGCCACCGACACCAATGGAACAACCAAAAACATCTGTCGACCCTGAACTTGGTGAAAGCACTCAAGAAGGTATGCCACCGACACCAATGGAACAACAAAAAACATATGCCGACCCTGAACTTGGTGAAAGCACTCAAGAAGGTATCCCACTCGTCATCGCTtttattgttatgttttgattaaaaaaattgtgtgttGATATTTAGTGTTGCATGGTTAGTTTTGTGTGGCTGTGTTAGGGGAATGTTAGCTTGAAATAGTAATGTTAGGCCTGTTTCCACACGGTGCCTATGTTTCCTCTCAACAAGTCCATTTTGATGATGAGTATGGGGGCAGGTGACTCTATGTATAAcaccaagtgttgtgacaaatttAGTGAAGGGTCTAaattcaccaccaccatcagtTTGGACAGTTTTGATTTTACAATTAAATTGTAATTCCACCATATTTTAAAATCAGTAAACTTGGATAAGGTTTCAGATTTTCATTTTAAAGGATAAACCCACACAAACCTAGAGTATGCATCAACACAATTGAGAACGTATGTGAAACCAAAGGAAGATTTGACAGGGGCAGGTCCCCAAAGGTCACAAACCACTAATTCAAAAGGTGTATTATAGGTTGTATTAGACAAAGGAGCATGAAGTCTATGGCTCTTGCCTAAACAACAAGCAGAACATACATCAATTTGTGGTTTAGATGGTATATTGATGTTACATAACTGAAGAGCTAATCTAAGAGTCATGATGGGAATGGCCTAATCTAGCATTCCATAAATTGTAATTAGCATGAGAAATAGGTGTGGAAACAGTATTATTGACATTTATTCCATATTGAGAAGTATTTACAATAGGAGCAGAATTAGCTAAACAATTTGAAACACTGGAGTTTGTACAAGCAGAATCATATTCTCTAGATGACTTATTCATAGAACTAGATTTCAAACAAGTAGAATTACACTTTTTAGGTGTTTTGTTCAAAACAGAAATAGAGTCTAAAGGTGAAGCAAACTTATAGAGTCCATCAGCTCCAACCACGCCATGCAAAAGGACTTCAGAAGAAGCCTGTGATTTGACAAGGCAAAAAGGTTGGGTGAAACTCAAAGAAAACATTATTATCTTGAGCAGATTTAGAGATACTAATAAGATTTTTGGTTATAGATAGAACTAACAGCAAGATTTTAAGAGTAAGTGGAATCTTAGTGTTGAGTTTGGATGGAAAACTCATTGAACCTACAGAGCTAATACACAAACCTGTGATGAGCAATTCCGATCGCCTTTGCTTAGGGTTCGCAATTCTGATCGAAGTTGCCTTGCTTTGGTGATGAGCAAGGTCTGAAAGTGACGATGAATCTCGTCCCAAACCTGTGATGAGTACGTGAAATCGACTACCTTTGCAAGAAGAGATTCTGACATGGTAGAGAGAAGCCATGTGCAGACCAATGCGTCTTGATTCTCCCATGCTTGATAGAGAGGATTCACCATTCCTGCAGTGCGATCTGCATCTGTGAGAAACCGATTTGGAATTTCTGGTTCAGTGATGAATTTCTGAAGTTTGTAGCCACGAATTACACCGGAAACTTGTTGTTTCCATTGCTTGTAGTTTTTCTCATCTAACACTGAAAAAAGAATGAAATCGATAATTACTTGAATCTATTTTGACTAGGGAATTGCTTGCAATATGACATATTGGCTTGAAAATTCCTGTTCTTATATTGTGCATTCTTCCTAAATGTTTTGTATGCAATGTTTGTTTCTTATAGATTCTTCATTGTATATGAGTTTTCATTCTTTGTGGCATGtagaaatataacatttttcacatatatatctGATTCTTGTGTTAATTTGCATAATAAATTGATGCAGTTTTATCTTTTATACGTATTTTTTAGGTTTGCTTTGATGTAGTATGTAATATTTATGCTCTTCTGTTTATTTTGCAGATTAGGTGTACAGATTGGGTAAATACTATAGATAGAAAGACTATTCAAATTCCGCCATGAAAGTTGAAATTCACGAAACGATAATGAGAATGGGGCAAGGTGGCAGGGTATCTGCATTACAAGACTATAATGCTTAAGTGAGTAAGTAGATGACAATAGAGAGTAGAACTGATCTTTGTGTCTATGCAGTTGTAGTCTGTTCTATATCCACTTAGTTGTCAAGTTTTGTTTCCAACCTATTGAGAGCACTTTGTTGTTGATTTCTTGTTTACGACATTTTGTCCCATGATGGAATTGTCTAGTTTCCAACATATTCAGAGCACTTTGTTGTTGATTTCTTGAATTTTCAAAGGTATTGAAAGCCAAAGATCACCATTTCTATATAGCAAAGGGTTATATTGATCCATATTCTTGATCCATATCCTCCTATAGAAGATTTTTACAGGATGCATGAAAACATCTCATTTTTACTATTCTTGATCCATTTCTATATAACTATGTGAACACTTCGGCTAAAATAAGTTTGGACATTATTCAATCATTCAATTAGAAGTCTTATTTCTTCTGGCATGTGAATATATCAAATATCATAATAGAAAATTATTACAattgacaaaataataatagttgAGAATTTCTCTAATGTTGTATCTTAACAAGTTGAAATATATGCACATCGCAAATACATAATATGAGAATTTTTTTGACTCATTATTGTGAAACTTGATAGAATTCTCTAACATGAACAGTAAATGTCAGTAAGAAAATTTGCATAGTATATATAAATGACATGACCAATAAATCTGTTTTCAAATTTTAGATTAAAATTCGGGTAAGGTATTTGTCCTTACAACTTACAAGGAAAGGATACAGAGGAATCATAGCTGCAAATAAGAAAAGGTAGGTGTAGATAAtggaaaaactaatatatttttttctcttaaatGAGCAAAATCCATGACGAAATAATGCCAAAGCAACCCCCTATTATATTCTGTATTTCAAAAAACGAAATAGTAATATGCACCTTATAATTTAGCCACCTTTGAGCTGTCTAATCAAGATAAAACAATCTAAACTTTAACATcgatttttatatttaattttttaaattgcatAAAAACTCTTTCACATTGGTATTACTCATATGGTATCAAACAAATACCGTCAATATCTCCATAACATGCTCACAATAAAAACTTATTCTAAACATGACATCTAGTTTTATCACTATCAAATGAACACTTTGACTTGTAAAGTACATGATTGAATCATGATATTACCATCGATGAGTGGCATCCTTGTATCAAGGTGAGATGCCACACACTATAGTAAAAACATAAGAGAAAAGGGTTAGAGTAATTAATTTCAACGTTTTTCTTatatgaagaaaagaaaaagtacaaCATTTGTAGATGAAGtattttggtttataatgaaAGTGTCCATATGttaaacacaaataaaaactTGTTAGGATAAGCTCATCTCACTCGAAGTAGTGCAATACTCGAGTTGATTGTGTAGGAGAAAGAGTTGGTGGTGAAAGATTAGGATATATGGAAACTATTTcctgaaaagaaaataaaaaaatgttaacacACCATAAGAGAGAGAAATACTTTTCAACTGGTTGACACTCCAACCCGTCACAATCAAGAAACAAataatattactccctccgattctatatattcattttttaatgtatctaaaaagtcaacATATTAAGGACTAAAGGGAGTATTGAGGTACTTTgagaaactttttttatttatttacaatgagTAGAAATCAAACTCATGACATATAAtatactactcaaacccctcatcactagatcaaacctaaaGGTGAGAAACTTTAGAATAAACTATTTGGAATAACTTCTAAATTTAATCATATATCATAGTCATATACTTCTAACTCTCCCTCAAAACCATGTctcttttgtttgaattttgaaaagaaaatattgtGTTTACATTGAAAAGTAAATGTTTGGAAACGTATAAGCATAAATTGGTGGAAGATTTACGTGGTAGAAGAAAAGAGAGATAAATTCATAATCTAAACAAATATTACAATCAAAGGAAGAAATTTGTAGAAATACTAAAGCAAAGAAAGCCAActaacaaataatatattagtcTGTATTTAAAGAGTTGTGAGTAATTTATTCAACACTCAATAAAAACTAATCACATAAGtaaatttataagtaaatttgtAAGTGATATCtataactaatttttattaaacCTTACAAGTCAAGTGGTTTGCACAAAACCAACAAGAAACGGACAATAACAAACTACAAGGCTAAAGATATAAAAGCACTACTCAAAGGCAAAAACACCAAAACTACTATCACAGCAACACAAGtaagtaaaaaacaaaacagtGCAAGATCACACCACCAAGAAACTATTCAAATATTATCCACCAAACCATCCTTAGACatcattttatctttaaaattaTGATTATTTTGTTAGAATCAAGTTGTTTCATAAATCTTAGAGTTGATCATGTTAATCATCAAGAAATAGAACATAATCATAAGACGGAAGCTTACCTGAATCTGAGTTTGCCATAGAATTCTAGAATTTCATATGAGCTCCTTGAATCTCCTACGATGGGGATGAAGAGAAAACCCGATGAGCCGCCATTTTTTCACGTTATTTCTACAATTAGGTAGTTTTTCAATATTCTAATTTGACCCCTCATCAAATTAGATATTGATTTATGGTATCTACACAATAAATTACATTTCATGATATTTGTGCTTTTAACCATAgacttattattaattattaattagatcACTGATATTTTGGCTGATTACATAATGACCCTAACAcatgtaatattattattgtgaCCCAAAAATCCTAACATATTTTTCTCCTTCCAAATTGTCCAACAAGACATTACCCAAATCAAATGTAAACATTTCGAACTTCCTTACCTAATGATAAATTAACTTTCTCCAAATTGAAGAGAATAATCACCAGCACGGATAGGATCATAGGAGGGACGAAAAAGAAACTCAACAACCTCATCACATCATATTGAATAATAGTCtcattaaacttaaaatattaactaaTTACAAACTTCATCCTCTCCTCCTTCCAAAACAGCACCTCTTCCCGGATCAGGATGCACTACAGTAATAAATCCCACAGTTACACGCTGTAGTGCATCTCAACCATCCATTTCAAATCGGACGATTCTTATTACTTCTTAATAAAATCAGTACAAATCAATCACAACCATCAATATTAGATCGGACGGCCCTGATTAAAAAAAGCGTGAAAACAGCATGAATATCTACAGCAGGATATCAAATTCCCCTCTTCCCCATTACCAACATccctacttatattattatgttaGGAAACTACGAAAAATTTCCCATATTATAAGATTTGTGGAAGAGTAAAATAACGCAGAAGAGCAcactaatattaataataatgaaatgtaCTAAGTGTTTATGACAACTGCTTTATCACAGAACCCACAACCCAGTTACACCCAAAGAAATATTTGTCTCTAAATATTTCTCACAAATTCCTATACTGGAATTCTTCTCTTTGTAATTATTCTTGTTGTGTTTCTTGCATTTGTTGTTATGAAATGAAAATAGTGTTGCTTATATAGCCATTTGAAATGCAAAAGAGGTGTGTTATCTAAACATATTTTGGCCGATAAAAATACGGCATCTTATCATAATATGAAAGGAAAATGTTATGCATGCAAATCgataaacaaaatatattattaaaaaatgaaaatcagtATATTTGTccaacttttattaaaaaaaatgtgtttatgTAATATTTCTGAATGAGAAAAGGTAATGCATGGTTAACATGAAAGAGAATTTTTCTCATTCTCTCTCCATGCTTTCCGTCCTTCAATTACTCTGGACCTTCCttattcattttctctttcttctatttttgattTTTGACCAAcatattaaactttttttaaactAACTTATTAACTTTATtccataaacaaacaaaaaaattacaacaaatttacttaaataaatgtaattaaagcaacattaaaaataaaacaaaaatacactAACAATAGCTATTCTAAAATTTTGAGTTCGataagccactagatttggtctagtaaTGAGAGGTTTGaatagtatgttataggttctGGATCGATcatcagctcattgtaaaccaaaaaaaaaaaattgagttcgATGATGCTTTAAAGAGTCAATAACctataattaactttattaaactgaccaataatatttttcataagtcATTTGCAAGGAATTcattttctaattaattttaaattttgttttaacaatTTTCATTACTAACAAATTTCTCTTTATAGTTGTTTAAAAGAtgaaaaatctcaaaataatctaataaaagtattttagccttttcaaaaaaacaaaaaaaaagacaaaataaatttatcaaacgcaagataatttttattaatgacaACTTTAACAAATAAACTTATTTGTAGTAgctaatcaaatatatattattgaaataaCTAAATACAAAACAtactatttaaataaaaaaaaaaaaaaaaatgaaagtagtTTTGGCTAACTCATACTAATTTATGGCTTCGCCCTTGCCATCAAGTAAGtgagtaaaatataaaataaaaaattattctaagaATATGATAATAAGAGGGACATCATTATTTTAATTGGAAGCATCCAAAATCTCGAACCAATCCTAACCACAACATATAATCTCTAGAACTCATCCAAACTCACCACTCTAACAAAAAcagcaaaagaaaaagaaatagtaGTACCACTATACACTTCTTATGTTTTATTagttttcaattatttaattgattttattttctttgtttttttgttgttatatttcattttattgtCTTTGTTATTGGGGACGGAGCCAAAAATTTGACTTGGGGGGCCaagattaataatataatttaataaattaaaatgcatTGCATAGCatagacaaaaaattataagatataagaataatgctagcaacacactctttaacaaacacactccaacacactctcttttattggttgaaattcacatgggtcccataaaaaaatgtggacccatataacttttatgggacccatataaattttaaccaataaaagagagtgtgttagagtgtgtttgttattggagtgtgttgctagcactcctctaagATATAATATAACCACACTTAATATTgtcaaacaaatataaaaagaaataatctTTATTCCTAAAAGTGCACTCGTCGAGATTGAATAAACTTGAATTCATCAACTTCAACATTCTTATCTGAGTCTGCTGCTGCTGGCCGCTAACCGCTAACACACAGTTTGTACTTAATCGtcatttctctcttttctcttaaaaaatgaGTGAATTGTTTTTCTAACCATCGTTCACCTAAAACAATACACgatcttttatttaaatttagagaaaaaataatattgcacatagactttttaatttataacaGAACAATGAGCAAATTGCAATTACCTCTCGTAATTTGTATCAGGCGCACAAtgcaacatatatatatatatacaatacatCCTAAGGCACTATTGTTAACTAAACCCTAAATATAGATTTGAAATTCTCTAACACTAAAAATAGACGGAGCAAAAAATAAACTTAGGaatcaattatttgttttatgatgTGGTATCAATAATAAAGAAAGCAAGAAACAAATTCAAATCTAGAATGAAAGTATAGAAAATTACCTTTATTTTGATTGTCGGTGAACTAGAGGGAAAGTGAAGAACTCAATGCAATAGGCAAAATAGtgaagaaaagagaaattaggttttcaataaattaatcattatatttgttttgtattttactaaaacatcgacccgtgcggtgcacgagtCAGATTAGCtgtaaaatatataatgattaaataagatatgataattccaataatgtaaggtatatgaaaaaagttgagtaacattaaatgatagttcaacaataattttggataaatattcatacaaagaaaattatgttatattacggaagacttccttatagaccacattcgaagtcttagtcgtatcttcaccgtcgtcatcgatgatcaatatttttaatctttttctagaagtaactcttgaaattgcaagatacaactgaccatgtgaaaacactggcgacgaaagatatatcccaacatgctttaaagattgtccctaactcttattaatagtcctcaaaagaaatcattataggaaattgtctccgttgaaatttaaaaggaattctcacctCAGATgatgtcagagaaaatctaggtatgaaaacctgatcaccaatattacttcatgaaataatttttccttcaatagcacgttttcccaatctcataataataagtcttgttccattgcataatcctaattttttattcaaattccttaatagcataactgaaactccaactttaagtctcaacttgtgatttggaagtcccgacgtagaaatcgtgttcaaaaattcgggagtatgaacatcatccactgtttgaccgtctacattttgtgtgagtggagtatcataactcaaatatgttttttcttcaccaggaattaaatccaacatataatcatttattgtgtcgactattgaatttttaggagctagtatagctctattttggaaatatgttatatcgttcatgtttcgtaaaagttggggataagtgctttcaacgatagaagcaagaggatcacctgaatttggaatcaataaatctgatggaatggcaagttctaaatcatcatcgttgtcatctccaatttctccatcgccaacacccaaaactcattcagaaaacaaaCGTCtacactcgaagcaccaccgtgAAGcatcatgtttttactcaatgttaaaacttcacaaaaattccaaagaaccgaagaattaatagtagcatgaacaaattctggccttgtacctttgggtattactggtagaatttgtct encodes:
- the LOC123920530 gene encoding uncharacterized protein LOC123920530, which gives rise to MWTFDDDMRCLASIIQHLHLPDAERMAAVVHDLRDRSAPIVRVEYDRLIRVIWPLYADDQPPPPPPPPEPLFNPFEPMLVIVLGNDVVGHDDLDAGNDFFEPFAADDLDLVLHEEDLVVDNVDFDVDNIVHEEEEDIVVDNIDYESIADNLDLAFDNVDDDVVEGSNQINPVFVDHDFYFAELVEELDAEIGNVDDDVVEGANQINPVFVDHDFYFDELVEELVAEIGNVDDDVVEGSNQINPVFVDHDFYFDELVEELVEELDAEIGNVDDVVEGSNQINPVFVDHDFYFDELVEELDAEIGNVDPVLMMQPSSFEDQLDLFVSPVTPQTQGGDALDIDEFIAETGGTFVAELRDPEKAEEGMPPTPMEQPKTSVDPELGESTQEGMPPTPMEQQKTYADPELGESTQED